TGGGCCCCGTACACGCAGCTCGTCACGCTGGCGTTCCTGCTGACCGTGCTGGTCCTGATGTGGTGCGACGGCGGAGTGGGCCGCACCACGGTCCTCTTCGTCCCGGCCATCGCCGCGGCCCTGGTCGGCGGCTGGTTCCTGGTCCGCGGCCGCGTCGCCGCCCTCGCCGCCGCCCGCGACTGACCCCCCCCGGCCCGGTACGGAGAAGGACCCCGCCTCGGCGGGGTCCTTCTCCGTACCGGCGTCACGATGAAGCCACGCCCGCGCCAACCGGCCGCAAACGCAGAGAACCCCACACGAAGTGGGGTTCTCTCAGTGGTGTCCGAGGGGGGACTTGAACCCCCACGCCCGATAAAGGGCACTAGCACCTCAAGCTAGCGCGTCTGCCATTCCGCCACCCGGACAAGGTGTCTGTCTCGCGTCCCTCGCGGGCCGTTCCGACGTGGAAAACATTACCAAACATTCCGGGGTGCCCGATCACACCCCCCGGTCACCCGTGAGGCTCCCACCGGGTGACCGGGCTCCGCCCTTGGGGAGAGCGCCCCGGAGCGGGAGGATGGGACGGCAGCCGGTACTGATCAGTGGGAGGAACACGTGAGCGAGTCGAGCGCGGGCAGGACCGTCTCCGGTGAGGACGAGGTCGTGGACCTCTGCCGGGACCTCATCCGGATCGACACCAGCAACTACGGGGACCACTCGGGCCCCGGCGAGCGCAAGGCGGCCGAGTGGGTCGCGGAGAAGCTGGCCGAGGTCGGGCTGGAACCTCAGATCATCGAGTCGCACAAGGGGCGGGCCTCGACGGTCGCGCGCATCGAGGGCGAGGACCCTTCGCGCCCGGCGCTGCTGATCCACGGGCACACCGACGTGGTCCCCGCCAACGCGGCCGACTGGACGTACGACCCCTTCGCCGGCGAGATCGCCGACGGGTGCCTGTGGGGGCGCGGCGCCGTCGACATGAAGGACATGGACGCGATGACGCTGGCCGTCGTACGCGACCGCATGCGCAGCGGCCGCAAGCCCCCGCGGGACATCGTCCTCGCCTTCCTCGCCGACGAGGAGGCCGGCGGTGTCTACGGTGCCCGGCACCTCGTGGACAAGCACCCCGGCCTCTTCGAGGGCGTCACCGAGGCGATCGGCGAGGTCGGCGGCTTTTCGTTCACCGTCAACGAGAACCTGCGCCTCTACCTGGTGGAGACCGCCCAGAAGGGCATGCACTGGATGCGGCTCACCGTGGACGGCACGGCCGGCCACGGTTCCATGACCAACAACGACAACGCGATCACCGAGCTGTGCGAGGCCGTGGGACGGCTCGGACGCCACCAGTGGCCGGTGCGCGTGACCAAGACCGTGCGGTCGTTCCTCGACGAACTCTCGGACGCCCTCGGAACCCCGCTCGACCCCGACAACATGGACGCCACGCTCGCCAAGCTCGGCGGTATCGCCAAGATGGTCGGCGCAACGCTGCGCAATTCGGCGGCCCCGACGATGCTGGGCGCCGGCTACAAGGTCAACGTGATCCCCGGCCAGGCCACCGCGCACGTCGACGGCCGTTTCCTGCCGGGCTACGAGGACGAGTTCTTCGCCGACCTCGACCGGATCCTCGGCCCGCGCGTGAAGCGGGAGGACGTACATGCCGACAAGGCGCTGGAGACGGACTTCGACGGGAAGCTCGTCGACGCCATGCAGGGCGCCCTCAAGGCGGAGGACCCGATCGCCCGGGCGGTCCCGTACATGCTCTCGGGCGGCACGGACGCCAAGTCCTTCGACGACCTGGGCATCCGCTGCTTCGGCTTCGCCCCGCTCCAGCTGCCGCCCGAGCTGGACTTCGCCGGAATGTTCCACGGAGTGGACGAGCGGGTCCCGCTGGACGGGCTGAGGTTCGGCGTTCGCGTACTGGACCGATTCATCGACAACGCCTAACGCCCGGGAATCGGGAAGGTGTGCGGATTCCACTGAGAAGAGTGAATGCGCTCATACGCTCGTAGCCCTGGTGATCCCTCCTCGTTACAGGTGGTGCGGTCCGCGGCTGGGACCGCACTTGCCTACTAGGAGGAACAATGCTCAAGAAGGTTGTCGCCGCTGCGGCTGCCACCGGTGGTCTGGTTCTCGCGGGTGCGGGCATGGCTGCCGCCGACGCGGGCGCCCAGGGTGCGGCCATCGGCTCCCCCGGCGTCCTGTCGGGCAACGTCGTCCAGGTCCCGATCCACATCCCGGTCAACGTCTGCGGCAACACCGTCAACGTGATCGGTCTGCTGAACCCGGCCTTCGGCAACACCTGCGTCAACGCCTGACGCGTCTGCAGTCCTTGGCCCCGGAGCGCATTCCAGCGCTCCGGGGCTGCCGGGCTTTCGGGCCCGCATCTCTTTCTATTCGGCGTCGCAGGCGGGGGAGCGTGTACGGCCTGTACGCCGACCGAACGTACACAGCATGGGGACGAGTACAGATGCGACGACCCGTAGTACAGGTCACCAGGAAGACCCTGATCACCATGGCGGCCGCCGGCGGTGCGCTGGCGCTCGGCGGTGGTTACGCGCATGCGGACGCCGGGGCGGTCGGACACACGGTGAACTCGCCGGGCGTACTGTCCGGCAACAACGTGCAGGCGCCGGTGAACGTGCCGGTGAACGCCTGCGGCAACACGGTCACCGTGATCGGAGGCCTGAACCCGGCCTTCGGCAACCGCTGCGCCAACGGCGGCGGCCCCGCGAAGCCGGACCACCCGGGCCACCCCGGCAACCCGGGGACCCCCGGCCACCCGGGTCATCCGGGCAATCCCGGGACCCCCGGCCACCCGGGCAACCCCGGCCACCCGGACGAGCCGTGCGACGACCACCCGGGCAACCCGGGCAACCCCGGGACTCCGGGCAACCCCGGCAACCCGGGCACGCCCGGCAATCCGGGTAACCCCGGAACTCCCGGCAACCCCGGGACTCCGGGTAACCCGGGCACGCCCGGCAACCCCGGCAACCCCGGGACTCCGGGCAACCCCGGGACTCCGGGCCACCCCGGCAACCCGGGTACTCCGGGCAACCCGGGCACGCCCGGTAACCCCGGGACTCCGGGCACGCCCGGAACTCCCGCCAACCCTGGTAACCCGGGAACCCCGGGCACGCCCGTTAACCCCGGCACCCCAGGGACGCCCGGCCAGGGCCACGGCAACCTGGCCGCCACCGGCTCGGGCGACGTGCTGACGGCCGGACTGCCGCTCGCGGGCGGGCTGCTGCTCGCCGGCAGCGTGCTCTACCGCCGCGCCCGCAACGCCGCCTGACGGCTACGCGAACGGGCACACGGGTACTCCGGACGCGGGCCCCCTCCCGGGGGCCCGCGTCACCAAGTGGCGCGGACCTGACGGATGATCCGGCGGCGCAACCGCACGCGGCGACTGCCGTCCCGGAGCAGCGTCAGCCGGTCGAGCTCCCAGTGCCCGTACTCGGCGTGGTCGGTCAACATGCGGGTCGTCTCCTGGCGCGGCACCCCACGGGGCACGTACAGGTCGACAAATTCGTATTCCGGCATCGCATCTATTGTGCGGGCAGAGGCCTCCTACGGATAGCGTCTGCACTATGTCTGATGCCGCTCTGCCCACTGTTGCCGAGGTACGCGCCGCCGCCGAGGCGGTCAAGGCCGCGCTCGACCGCCACCTCGCCGCGGTCGAGAGCAGGATCGGGGACGACGACCCGGCCGTCTACGCCGCGTTCAACGAGCTCGCCGCCGCCGCCGATGAGTACGACGAACTGCTCTACGACCGCTACGACGAGGTCACCCCCTTCGAGATCCCCACCCCCGAGGACGGTGTCCCGTACACCGGCCCCGCCGAGCCCGCCGCGTTCAGCGTGCTCATCCGCCGCGACTACGCCGTGGTCGAACCACAGCGCCTGATCGCCCAGGCCGACCGCGTCGCCGCGCACGACCCGGACGCCGAGTCGGTCGAGGACGGTGGCACCGCCGGGGCGCTGGGCGTCCTCTTCGGGGAGTACGAGCCCGACGAGATCCACTCCCGCTACCGCGAGTTCGGCCTGGAGGAGGGCGACTCCACGTTGTGGATCGCCGCCGCGGAGGAGGCGACGGAACCGGGCGAGTGGCTCGACTTGCCCTTCGAGCACGCCGACGCGCAGAACGTGCTGCACCGGTTCGACGTGAGTTCCGTCTTCGACGAGGAGCCGGACGACTTCGAGGACGACGACGTGCCGGACGGGGCCACCGAGCCGGGCCTCACCCCCGCCTGACCCCCGCGTGACGGCGTGGGCCCCCGCCCGGCACCGGACGGGGGCCCACGCCTCTGCGAGGCCGTCGTTACTCGGGCTGTTCCCGGGCGGCCGCCGCGAGGGCCCGCAACAGGTCCGCCAGCCGGGTCGTGCGCGGCTTGGGCGGTACGTCGGCCACCGCGCGCGCCAGGGCCTGGTCGACGCCGTGCACCACGGAAAGGTGCCGCCCGGCGCGCCCGAAGGCCGTGTACACCCAGTCCCGGGACAGCGCGTCCGCCGCGTCCCCGGGAAGCACCACGACCACCGCGGGCCAGCGAGCCCCCACGGCCTGGTGCCCGGTCACGGCCCAGCCGTGCCGCACCTGCGACTCCACCCGTTCCTTGGCCACGACGGTCCGCGCGCCCGCCGCCTCCAGGTGCAGCCCCTGCGCGTCGGCCGACACCACCCGGGCCGGAAGGGCCCGCCCGGGCGCGGGTACGTACACCACCTTGTCGCCGGGGTCGAAGCCGCCGAACCGGCCGGGGCCGGGGTTCAGCCGCTCCTTGAGGGCCGCGTTCAGCGCCCGGGTCCCGGCCGAACCGCCGTGGCCCGGGGTGATCACCTGCACGTCGTCGGCCGGGATCCCGAAGGCGCGCGGTACCGACTCGGCCACCAGCTGGACCGTGCGGTGGACGGCCTCGCCCGCGTCCCGCACCGGGACGATGACGACCTCCTTGCCGGGGGCGTCGACCTGGTTCAGCTCCCCGATGCCGATGCCCGACACCAGCTCGCCCAGCGGTCTCGGATCCGGGACCCGGGAGACGACCTGGGGGCAGGTCCGGGCCGCCAGCACATCGGCGAACACCCGCCCGGGCCCCGCGGAACCCAGCACGGCGGGGTCACCGGACAGCACCAGGCGGGCCCCGTCGGGCACCGACTCGACCAACGCGGCCGCGCTCTCCACGTCCAACTGGGGCGCGTCCAGGACGATGAGCAGGTCCAGCGCGAAGTGCCCCTCGGCGTCCCGCCCCGGCCCCTCCGTCCCGTCGAGCAGGCCCGCCACGGTGACGGCGCCCTCCGCCGGGGCGTGCGCGGCCAGAGCGGCCCGCAGGCCGAGCCGGCGCGCGGCCGCCAGCAGGGCCGCCGGTTCGGCGCGGGCGGCCTCGCCGCCGGTGTGGGTGACCAGGCCGTGGCCGGAGACGGCCCGGATCAGCTCGGCGCCCGGACCGCCGCCGGCGGCCTCCTCCCAGTCCGCGGGACCCGCGAAGGTGCTGGCCACCCGGGCCAGGCCGTCGGCGAGGCTCTCCTCGGCCAGGGCGTAACCCTCCAGCCCCACCAGGACCGTGCCGGGCCGCTCGTCCTGCTGGTCTTCCGGGGAACCTGCGGATTCCGCGGACTCCGGGGACTGCGCGTCGGGCGACGGCTCGTGGAACACCAGTACCGCGCCTTCGCCGATGGCCTGTTCCAGGGCCGCGGCCGGGTCCGGTACGCCGTACTGCGCCAGCGCCTTCTCCAGGACCGGCGCCTCCAGGGCGGTGTGCCCCTTGAGCGCGGCCTGGGCCAGCAGCCAGCCCACCAGCGCGCCGCCCCGGCGCTCGTCCCCGGGCCCCGCCTCGTCGCCCAGCAGGGCGCGGGCGAACCCGTCGGCCTGGGTGGGGCGCACCCCGGCCACCGCCAGGAGCCGCCACGGGTTCTCGCCGAGCTGCCCGGCGGCGCCTTCGCCGAGCGCGGTGGCGGCCGCCTCCGCGAGCGCCTCGGGGGCTCCGCCCCGGGCCAGCACGGCCCGTACGCCCTCGATGTCCCCGGCCGCCGCGACGGGCGCGGTGGGGCGGGGCGTCGGGGGAGTGGGAGCGGCGGCCCTGCGCGGCGCGGCCGGAGCGTCGTCGAAGTAGGCGGTCGGGGGCTTGGCCCCGCTCTCCACCGCCCGTACGGCCG
This Streptomyces sp. NBC_00539 DNA region includes the following protein-coding sequences:
- a CDS encoding M20/M25/M40 family metallo-hydrolase; this translates as MSESSAGRTVSGEDEVVDLCRDLIRIDTSNYGDHSGPGERKAAEWVAEKLAEVGLEPQIIESHKGRASTVARIEGEDPSRPALLIHGHTDVVPANAADWTYDPFAGEIADGCLWGRGAVDMKDMDAMTLAVVRDRMRSGRKPPRDIVLAFLADEEAGGVYGARHLVDKHPGLFEGVTEAIGEVGGFSFTVNENLRLYLVETAQKGMHWMRLTVDGTAGHGSMTNNDNAITELCEAVGRLGRHQWPVRVTKTVRSFLDELSDALGTPLDPDNMDATLAKLGGIAKMVGATLRNSAAPTMLGAGYKVNVIPGQATAHVDGRFLPGYEDEFFADLDRILGPRVKREDVHADKALETDFDGKLVDAMQGALKAEDPIARAVPYMLSGGTDAKSFDDLGIRCFGFAPLQLPPELDFAGMFHGVDERVPLDGLRFGVRVLDRFIDNA
- the chpH gene encoding chaplin ChpH, with translation MLKKVVAAAAATGGLVLAGAGMAAADAGAQGAAIGSPGVLSGNVVQVPIHIPVNVCGNTVNVIGLLNPAFGNTCVNA
- a CDS encoding chaplin; this translates as MRRPVVQVTRKTLITMAAAGGALALGGGYAHADAGAVGHTVNSPGVLSGNNVQAPVNVPVNACGNTVTVIGGLNPAFGNRCANGGGPAKPDHPGHPGNPGTPGHPGHPGNPGTPGHPGNPGHPDEPCDDHPGNPGNPGTPGNPGNPGTPGNPGNPGTPGNPGTPGNPGTPGNPGNPGTPGNPGTPGHPGNPGTPGNPGTPGNPGTPGTPGTPANPGNPGTPGTPVNPGTPGTPGQGHGNLAATGSGDVLTAGLPLAGGLLLAGSVLYRRARNAA
- a CDS encoding DUF5703 family protein — encoded protein: MPEYEFVDLYVPRGVPRQETTRMLTDHAEYGHWELDRLTLLRDGSRRVRLRRRIIRQVRATW
- a CDS encoding helix-hairpin-helix domain-containing protein, which gives rise to MSTDPAATAADEPDATGPEAGAVEDARAPESSGAADAARGEPGTGGQEAPEDNGEAAEATAGEASEGEEASEGEEASEGEEASEGEEASAGGEAAEGAEPGLSEAQAELAAQKIERERIARRKAERQAPVEAGAKLSGTAADLLAAVRAVESGAKPPTAYFDDAPAAPRRAAAPTPPTPRPTAPVAAAGDIEGVRAVLARGGAPEALAEAAATALGEGAAGQLGENPWRLLAVAGVRPTQADGFARALLGDEAGPGDERRGGALVGWLLAQAALKGHTALEAPVLEKALAQYGVPDPAAALEQAIGEGAVLVFHEPSPDAQSPESAESAGSPEDQQDERPGTVLVGLEGYALAEESLADGLARVASTFAGPADWEEAAGGGPGAELIRAVSGHGLVTHTGGEAARAEPAALLAAARRLGLRAALAAHAPAEGAVTVAGLLDGTEGPGRDAEGHFALDLLIVLDAPQLDVESAAALVESVPDGARLVLSGDPAVLGSAGPGRVFADVLAARTCPQVVSRVPDPRPLGELVSGIGIGELNQVDAPGKEVVIVPVRDAGEAVHRTVQLVAESVPRAFGIPADDVQVITPGHGGSAGTRALNAALKERLNPGPGRFGGFDPGDKVVYVPAPGRALPARVVSADAQGLHLEAAGARTVVAKERVESQVRHGWAVTGHQAVGARWPAVVVVLPGDAADALSRDWVYTAFGRAGRHLSVVHGVDQALARAVADVPPKPRTTRLADLLRALAAAAREQPE